From the genome of Uranotaenia lowii strain MFRU-FL chromosome 1, ASM2978415v1, whole genome shotgun sequence, one region includes:
- the LOC129748739 gene encoding brahma-associated protein of 60 kDa, with protein sequence MSQRFPAAGPPVGGGAPGAPPPGAQRYPPSPAGQPVQPNQPPPGMRPYGPGNNFPPRGYTPPPPIQAGGPPPQNQPPPPMHPRPPMQPGGFQGGNMRGSPMPAGGSGGSKRPADNRNPIAQQPPKSDFPAKKKKKLADKILPQKVRDLVPESQAYMDLLAFERKLDATIMRKRLDIQEALKRPMKQKRKLRIFISNTFYPSKENEGADQGGESSVASWELRVEGRLLEDNKSDPNKIKRKFSSFFKSLVIELDKELYGPDNHLVEWHRTHSTQETDGFQVKRPGDRNVRCTILLLLDYQPLQFKLDPRLARLLGVHTQTRPVIISALWQYIKTHKLQDSLEREYIACDKYLEQIFGCQRMKFAEIPQRLNPLLHPPDPIVINHVITVEGGMENKQTACYDIDVEVDDTLKNQMNNFLLSTASQQEIQTLDSKIHDTVETINQLKTNREFFLSFAKDPQTFIHKWIVSQTRDLKTMTDVVGNPEEERRAEFYYQPWTQEAVSRYFFTKVNQKRAELEQALGIRNA encoded by the exons ATGTCCCAGCGTTTTCCAGCGGCTGGGCCTCCTGTTGGTGGCGGAGCTCCGGGAGCACCTCCACCCGGGGCTCAGCGCTATCCACCGTCACCGGCCGGGCAACCCGTTCAGCCCAATCAACCTCCGCCTGGAATGCGTCCCTATGGACCGGGCAACAACTTTCCG CCCCGAGGATACACGCCCCCACCTCCGATTCAGGCAGGTGGCCCCCCACCCCAGAATCAACCGCCTCCACCGATGCACCCGAGGCCTCCGATGCAACCGGGTGGCTTTCAGGGTGGTAACATGCGAGGCTCACCGATGCCAGCCGGTGGTTCCGGAGGAAGCAAACGTCCGGCCGATAACCGAAACCCGATCGCTCAGCAGCCGCCTAAAAG TGACTTTCCggcgaagaaaaagaagaaactgGCCGACAAGATTCTGCCCCAAAAGGTGCGTGATCTGGTTCCGGAATCTCAGGCCTACATGGACCTATTGGCCTTTGAGCGTAAACTAGACGCTACTATCATGCGTAAACGGTTGGATATTCAGGAAGCTCTTAAACGCCCGATGAAACAAAAGCGCAAGCTACGGATCTTCATATCCAACACGTTCTACCCAAGCAAGGAAAATGAAGGCGCTGATCAGGGTGGCGAAAGTTCGGTTGCTTCCTGGGAGCTTCGCGTTGAAGGTCGCCTACTAGAGGACAACAAAAGCGACCCCAATAAAATCAAGCGCAAGTTCTCCAGCTTCTTTAAGTCATTGGTTATCGAGTTGGACAAAGAATTGTACGGTCCGGACAATCATCTGGTCGAATGGCATCGTACTCATTCCACTCAGGAAACCGATGGTTTCCAAGTTAAGCGTCCTGGCGATCGCAATGTTCGCTGTACGATTCTTCTCCTTCTAGACTATCAGCCACTGCAGTTCAAGCTCGATCCTCGCTTGGCTCGTTTACTGGGAGTTCACACCCAAACCAGACCGGTCATCATTTCCGCCTTGTGGCAATACATCAAGACGCATAAGCTGCAGGATTCCCTTGAACGTGAATACATTGCGTGCGATAAATATCTGGAGCAAATTTTTGGCTGCCAACGCATGAAATTTGCCGAAATCCCACAGCGTCTGAACCCACTGCTTCATCCCCCAGATCCGATCGTTATCAACCACGTGATCACCGTCGAGGGCGGAatggaaaacaaacaaactgcaTGCTACGACATTGACGTCGAGGTGGACGACACCCTCAAAAACCAGATGAACAACTTCCTGCTGAGCACCGCCTCACAGCAGGAAATCCAAACATTGGACAGCAAAATTCACGACACGGTTGAAACCATCAACCAGCTCAAAACGAATCGGGAGTTCTTCCTTAGCTTTGCCAAGGACCCGCAAACGTTCATCCACAAGTGGATCGTTTCGCAGACCCGGGATCTCAAGACGATGACCGATGTCGTTGGTAACCCGGAGGAGGAACGTCGGGCCGAGTTCTACTATCAACCGTGGACCCAAGAAGCCGTTTCGCGCTATTTCTTCACCAAGGTCAACCAGAAGCGGGCCGAGCTGGAACAGGCACTCGGTATTCGCAATGCCTAA
- the LOC129748724 gene encoding DDB1- and CUL4-associated factor 5 — MASGSGHHQQPSTSSSAPSSSSSMPRRRRKLPHRQGNILGHLVARQLGDNVRPFRSNLFYERLRIAKNLYKKDLVSHYGCVNAIEFSQEGELLVSGGDDRRVLLWHVDKAIMDKEVPAAMQKQHLSNIFCLGMDSRNARIFSGGNDDVVIVHDVQTKESVDVFLHSKPVYGLSIDPSNDNIFATAGEDGKILIFDLRDSSDVMCVSRCRSPFHAVMHHPYDAGFIVTANAKEGAALWDLRSPKMPTIRYGGENAAQSCMSVRFNALGTQVLALRRRLPPILYSTASPEPICQFYHPDYYNSCTMKSCCFAGENDQYVLSGSDDFNLYVWRVTDADVNETDQWVDRNQMVLYGHRSIVNQVRYNPQKCVIASSGVEKIVKLWTPFELDSWRGSLTEEAIGPENPREVFTNEEYISLNMTHDYSHQSTTEDPRMMAFFDYLVQQEIEGWNSETSDQSSEHSSDENESSRPDTTQTSDTESVQNYIPLRGQHHSRRGDVAQRTKYRNRIAYLIATKRNRLKRLALKTANTRTVVNRRSITKSKYGLRNQPKRPGLGALRSTRKGVGKRNRRLSTSKYNKRPVSHEQTSDSEVPKSTKKRRLQTTNLNLAVYRTFRRKSKGGTPSSTSNTSTRVEESSSDDDDADNDSEQQGSPPKKLKLGMDSYSNLPSTSRGFSGASGSTSSVYNNGAGPSGLCNAGRSGTAATRTSGSSTYVSTDTPSTSTGLTGNGRNLLFHIASTTNDDDDDSDDDPSIPDRPTSPDNMLRVITSPINHFEIPSNSSAILAVDHNDNNILDHSNNNSSYVNHNGGAVVSNTGGTDTAARIINNNNNNGNSIRAQGTGSEVVQHNNNGAQKRSVQQVDNQNESSSSYNQVYDHTYSSRSNSRLSSSYDYDCSSSNDSFVDYFNNKKRLLASTASTNGHSTPAAGEDQQQHPSTNGSGRKFIDYNRELLNYTPDSGIATGPCSSVSTNGVPSSSKKSLPGGGGTPMSSTIGNSSNSNGNYIPEAVPGTSSAGSGANGSAALDLGTKLFQQKVARVRKNYRKHFCDDSDSE, encoded by the exons ATGGCCTCGGGTTCTGGCCACCATCAGCAGCCGTCGACTTCATCGTCAGCAccgtcgtcatcgtcatcgaTGCCCAGACGACGTCGGAAGCTGCCCCACCGGCAGGGCAACATCCTAGGGCACCTGGTAGCTCGGCAACTGGGTGATAATGTGCGCCCATTCCGGTCCAATTTGTTCTACGAACGGCTCCGGATCGCCAAAAATCTGTACAAGAAGGATCTGGTTTCGCACTATGGCTGTGTCAATGCCATCGAGTTCAGCCAGGAGGGCGAGCTGCTTGTTTCGg GTGGCGACGACCGGCGCGTTCTGCTGTGGCACGTGGACAAAGCCATCATGGACAAAGAGGTCCCGGCGGCGATGCAGAAACAGCACCTTAGCAACATCTTCTGCTTGGGGATGGATTCCCGCAACGCTCGGATCTTTTCCGGTGGCAACGACGATGTTGTCATCGTGCACGACGTTCAAAC GAAAGAATCGGTGGACGTGTTCTTGCACAGCAAACCCGTCTACGGGTTATCGATTGATCCCTCAAATGATAATATCTTTGCCACAGCCGGAGAAGATGGGAAAATTCTGATATTCGATCTGCGCGACAGTTCGGATGTGATGTGTGTGTCTCGTTGTCGATCGCCCTTCCACGCGGTCATGCATCATCCATACGATGCTGGGTTTATTGTGACGGCGAATGCGAAGGAAGGAGCAGCGTTGTGGGATTTGAGGTCTCCCAAGATGCCAACCATTCGTTATGGAGGAGAAAACGCTGCCCAGAGTTGTATGAGCGTTAGATTTAACGCTCTCGGCACACAAGTGCTAGCGCTGAGAAGGCGTCTTCCTCCGATACTGTACTCAACAGCTTCGCCGGAACCGATCTGCCAATTTTATCATCCAGACTATTACAATTCTTGCACCATGAAGAGCTGTTGCTTCGCAGGGGAGAACGATCAGTACGTGCTGTCTGGGTCAGATGATTTCAACCTGTATGTGTGGCGCGTGACAGACGCAGACGTTAATGAAACAGATCAATGGGTTGATCGGAACCAGATGGTTCTTTATGGCCACCGTTCGATTGTAAACCAGGTGCGGTACAATCCACAGAAGTGTGTTATTGCTTCCTCGGGAGTCGAAAAGATTGTCAAACTTTGGACTCCATTCGAACTGGACTCGTGGCGCGGTAGTTTGACGGAAGAAGCCATTGGTCCGGAAAATCCAAGGGAAGTTTTTACCAACGAGGAGTACATTTCTCTTAACATGACTCATGACTACAGTCACCAATCTACCACGGAAGATCCCAGAATGATggcatttttcgattatttggtGCAGCAGGAAATCGAGGGCTGGAACAGCGAAACTTCCGATCAAAGTTCTGAACACAGCTCGGATGAAAACGAATCATCGAGGCCGGACACAACACAAACATCGGACACGGAATCGGTTCAGAACTATATCCCGCTAAGGGGTCAGCACCATAGCAGACGTGGGGATGTAGCCCAGAGAACCAAGTACCGGAACCGAATTGCCTATCTTATCGCCACCAAACGTAATCGATTGAAACGTTTGGCCCTCAAGACTGCAAACACCAGAACTGTTGTCAATAGACGTTCCATTACCAAATCAAAGTATGGTCTTCGAAATCAACCCAAGCGGCCGGGTTTGGGAGCGTTGAGATCCACTCGTAAAGGAGTGGGCAAGCGAAATCGTAGACTAAGCACCAGCAAGTACAACAAGCGCCCAGTGTCCCATGAGCAAACAAGCGATTCGGAAGTTCCAAAATCCACCAAGAAACGTCGGCTGCAAACGACTAACCTAAATCTGGCAGTTTATCGGACGTTCCGAAGAAAATCAAAGGGAGGTACTCCCTCTTCCACCTCTAATACTAGCACCCGGGTCGAGGAATCCAGCTCCGATGACGACGATGCCGATAACGACAGTGAACAGCAGGGCTCGCCACCGAAAAAGCTCAAGCTCGGGATGGACAGCTATAGCAATCTACCGTCTACCTCTAGGGGTTTCAGCGGAGCCTCTGGTTCCACTAGTAGCGTGTACAACAACGGGGCTGGTCCCAGTGGGTTGTGCAACGCTGGACGGAGTGGTACGGCGGCGACAAGGACCAGTGGCAGTAGCACATATGTGAGCACGGATACACCGAGCACCAGCACCGGATTGACGGGCAACGGGAGAA ACCTGCTGTTTCATATCGCGTCCACCaccaacgacgacgatgacgattcGGACGACGATCCATCGATTCCGGATCGACCCACATCACCGGACAACATGCTCCGGGTGATAACCTCACCGATCAATCACTTCGAAATCCCATCGAACTCGTCCGCCATTCTAGCGGTGGATCACAACGATAACAACATCCTGGAtcacagcaacaacaacagcagctacGTAAATCACAACGGTGGCGCCGTCGTCTCGAATACCGGCGGAACCGACACTGCTGCCCGGATcatcaataacaacaacaacaacggaaATAGTATTCGAGCCCAGGGAACAGGTTCGGAGGTGGTACAACACAACAATAACGGCGCTCAGAAGCGAAGTGTTCAACAAGTCGACAACCAGAACGAGTCGTCGTCTTCGTACAATCAGGTCTATGACCACACCTATTCTAGTCGGTCCAACTCGAGGCTGTCCAGTAGCTACGATTACGATTGTTCCTCGAGCAATGACAGTTTCGTGGActatttcaacaacaaaaagcgTCTACTGGCTTCGACGGCAAGCACAAATGGGCACTCAACTCCAGCCGCTGGAGAAGATCAACAACAACACCCGTCAACAAACGGTTCCGGACGGAAGTTCATAGACTACAACCGGGAACTGCTGAACTACACACCGGACAGTGGCATCGCTACCGGGCCGTGTAGTTCCGTCTCGACCAACGGGGTTCCGTCAAGTTCGAAGAAATCACTGCCAGGTGGAGGAGGTACACCGATGAGTTCAACAATCGGCAATAGCAGCAATAGTAACGGTAACTACATACCGGAAGCAGTTCCCGGAACGAGTTCGGCAGGCTCCGGAGCCAATGGCTCGGCCGCATTGGATTTGGGTACCAAACTATTCCAGCAGAAGGTGGCCCGGGTGCGGAAAAACTATCGAAAGCACTTTTGTGATGATTCAGATAGCgaatag